The Candidatus Thermoplasmatota archaeon genomic sequence CGCCCTGCGATCTTCATGGCATCTCCAGGAGCCCCTCTATGGACGTACCATATCACGGCATCGTCCAGTGACTCGCCTTCGGTCCAACGTAGCTTGTTGAGGACCTGTCTCGGGTAGACCATCCGCGTCTTCACCTCGTTCCGGGGATATCATCGTTTCCGCGCGAGGAGAACAGCCCGCCAGTTCTGACGAAAGGGAAATGGAGAACAAAGGGTTTGCGCGAAGGTTTGAGGATCTCAGAGCTGGTCCAGCTTCTCTTTGATCTTGTCTGCCAGGTCCGCGATATTGTCGAACTCTGCTTTCTTCGGTGGACCCTTGACCTCCACGACGCCGAGGACTTCCAGCTTGGACCCCTCGAGCAGAGATTGGATCTGCTTCACCGCGCCCCCAGACCATCCGAACGATGTCAGAACTACGCCGTACTTCGTCGGGGCTCTGAGCGTCTTGACGAGGAGGGTCGCGTATGCGGCTACTGGGTGC encodes the following:
- a CDS encoding FprA family A-type flavoprotein, translated to HPVAAYATLLVKTLRAPTKYGVVLTSFGWSGGAVKQIQSLLEGSKLEVLGVVEVKGPPKKAEFDNIADLADKIKEKLDQL